In the Juglans microcarpa x Juglans regia isolate MS1-56 chromosome 6D, Jm3101_v1.0, whole genome shotgun sequence genome, one interval contains:
- the LOC121234946 gene encoding galactinol--sucrose galactosyltransferase-like, whose protein sequence is MAPPSLSKETLGVMDRLLDGNIAPLSITLEGSNFLASGHPILTEVPLNIVATPSSSSSFDVSLEKTKNMNMVGCFVGFDAEEPKSRHLVPVGKLRGIRFMSIFRFKVWWTTHWTGICGGDTEHETQMMILENNIDLGRPYVLMLPLIEGPFRASLQPGIDDYVDVCMESGSTRVCASSFRSCLYMHVGDDPYNLVKEAMKVIRDHLGTFRLLEEKTPPGIVDKFGWCTWDAFYLKVHPMGVWEGVKGLVDGGCPPGMVLIDDGWQSISHDDDPISDDQEGMNRTAAGEQMPCRLIKFEENYKFRDYQSPRSRGASDKGMGAFVRDLKEEFKSVEHVYVWHALCGYWGGVRPNVPGMPECRVIAPKLSEGLKMTMEDLAVDKIVNNGVGLVPAELVHKMYEGLHSRLASVGIDGVKVDVIHLLEMLSEEFGGRVELAKAYYKALTASVRKHFKGNGVIASMEHCNDFMFLGTEAIALGRVGDDFWCTDPSGDPNGTFWLQGCHMVHCAYNSLWMGNFIHPDWDMFQSTHPCAEFHAASRAISGGPIYVSDSVGKHNFELLKSLVLPDGSILRCQYYALPTRDCLFEDPLQDGRTMLKIWNLNKYTGVLGLFNCQGGGWCPESRRNKSASGFSHAVTCSASPREIEWNNGEHPIPIKGVDIFAVYIFQEKKLKLLKSSDQGMHISLEPFTFELLTVSPVTTLQSNKSIQFAPIGLVNMLNSGGAIQSLEFDDEEKLVRVGVRGSGELRVFASEKPMSCRIDGMAVEFSYSEKMIVVQVTWSKSSRLSVVEYSF, encoded by the exons ATGGCGCCTCCGAGCTTAAGCAAAGAAACTCTAGGCGTAATGGACCGGCTCCTTGATGGCAACATAGCACCCTTGTCCATAACCTTGGAAGGATCAAACTTTCTTGCTAGTGGCCATCCAATTCTCACTGAAGTCCCTCTCAACATTGTCGCCACaccctcatcatcatcatcctttgACGTCTCTCTAGAAAAGACCAAGAACATGAACATGGTCGGCTGCTTCGTGGGGTTCGATGCTGAGGAGCCGAAGAGCCGTCACTTGGTTCCCGTCGGCAAGCTCAGGGGGATAAGATTCATGAGCATATTCAGGTTCAAAGTCTGGTGGACAACGCACTGGACCGGAATCTGCGGTGGGGATACGGAACACGAGACCCAGATGATGATTTTGGAGAACAATATTGACCTCGGGCGCCCCTACGTTCTCATGCTTCCACTCATTGAGGGGCCATTCAGAGCATCTCTGCAACCTGGGATTGATGACTACGTGGACGTCTGCATGGAGAGCGGCTCCACACGTGTCTGTGCGTCCAGCTTCAGGAGCTGCTTGTACATGCACGTGGGAGATGATCCTTATAATCTAGTCAAGGAGGCCATGAAAGTGATCAGGGACCACTTGGGAACCTTTAGGCTTCTCGAAGAGAAAACCCCACCAGGTATAGTTGACAAGTTCGGTTGGTGCACTTGGGATGCATTTTACCTTAAAGTGCATCCCATGGGGGTTTGGGAAGGGGTCAAGGGCCTTGTGGACGGCGGGTGCCCTCCAGGAATGGTCCTGATTGATGATGGGTGGCAGTCCATTTCTCATGATGATGACCCCATCAGTGATGATCAGGAGGGCATGAATAGGACGGCTGCTGGTGAACAAATGCCATGTAGGCTCATAAAGTTTGAGGAAAATTATAAGTTCAGGGACTACCAAAGCCCTAGATCTAGAGGGGCTTCTGATAAAGGGATGGGTGCCTTTGTTAGGGACCTTAAGGAAGAGTTTAAGAGCGTGGAGCATGTGTATGTATGGCATGCACTTTGTGGGTATTGGGGTGGGGTTAGACCCAATGTCCCAGGCATGCCGGAGTGTAGGGTCATTGCTCCTAAGCTGTCGGAGGGATTGAAGATGACAATGGAAGATCTGGCGGTGGACAAGATCGTGAACAATGGGGTGGGGTTGGTCCCAGCGGAGCTCGTCCACAAGATGTACGAGGGGCTTCACTCGCGTCTTGCGTCGGTGGGAATTGACGGTGTCAAGGTCGACGTCATACAC TTGCTTGAGATGCTATCAGAGGAATTTGGTGGTCGGGTTGAGCTGGCCAAAGCTTATTACAAGGCCTTGACTGCTTCTGTTAGGAAACACTTCAAAGGGAATGGTGTCATTGCTAGCATGGAGCACTGCAATGACTTCATGTTCCTTGGAACTGAGGCCATAGCGCTGGGACGTGTTG gaGATGATTTTTGGTGCACTGACCCCTCGGGGGATCCAAATGGGACATTTTGGCTTCAAGGGTGTCACATGGTGCACTGTGCCTACAACAGCTTGTGGATGGGGAATTTCATACACCCAGATTGGGACATGTTCCAATCTACTCACCCATGTGCCGAGTTCCACGCCGCATCCCGGGCTATTTCCGGTGGACCGATTTATGTAAGCGACTCTGTTGGAAAGCACAACTTTGAGTTGCTTAAGAGCCTAGTGTTGCCTGATGGGTCTATTTTGCGATGCCAGTACTATGCTCTTCCCACTAGAGATTGCCTATTTGAAGATCCACTACAAGATGGGAGAACAATGCTCAAGATTTGGAACCTTAACAAA TACACGGGAGTTCTAGGACTCTTCAACTGTCAAGGTGGAGGGTGGTGCCCTGAATCCAGGCGTAACAAAAGCGCCTCAGGATTTTCACACGCTGTCACCTGCTCGGCAAGTCCCAGGGAAATCGAGTGGAACAATGGAGAACACCCAATTCCAATAAAAGGGGTTGATATATTTGCTGTATATATTTTCCAGGAAAAGAAACTGAAGCTCTTGAAGTCATCAGATCAGGGGATGCACATTTCACTTGAGCCATTTACTTTTGAGCTTCTAACTGTTTCCCCAGTGACGACGTTGCAATCGAATAAATCAATTCAATTTGCACCAATCGGATTAGTGAACATGCTAAACTCCGGTGGTGCAATTCAGTCgcttgaatttgatgatgaagaaaaatTGGTGAGAGTTGGAGTGAGGGGAAGTGGAGAACTAAGAGTGTTTGCATCAGAGAAACCAATGAGTTGCAGGATTGATGGAATGGCTGTTGAGTTTAGTTATAGTGAGAAGATGATCGTTGTGCAAGTTACATGGTCTAAATCCTCAAGATTATCAGTAGTTGAGTACTCATTTTGA